In one window of Candidatus Eisenbacteria bacterium DNA:
- a CDS encoding bifunctional DNA primase/polymerase, whose amino-acid sequence MATAGGCTYAWGKILPQSHTPVTLLENAIRYLKMGLPVFPVGWDKNHKKRKTPLVPWRGYATALPSEDDIRHWWTRWPDAGIGLAVGKLTGFLVIDAEHDADMSLFRLLDIETPRVRTGGGGWHFYFKNETTGNSVGKIAPRYDVKTEGGYVLLPPSPHDSGGTYAWDIPIGTVTPASLPETIRAKIIGTHESKIPEILSRNTPQGSRNNTATSIAGMLLGEHRMDRWESVVWPLLQAWNTTHATPPLGNDELKTVYESIAKTEKTRRAREGVIEGNTPMITEGTYAPMIVEDRDTVVVQIPVEDGLVFLRFSDVEFMKNHTIDAVLSVELITAGGTPRAFEGRINVLSLSAREGFARALTKTFGRNVAWDLILSQAASALKKHIEHKDTSCWFEDAPKEAVGYLLEPFIVLGAPNLFFGRGGSGKTFITLRIAYALATGTPFLGMTPAARVRTLFVDYESTSGTLADRLELIRGAPNLADTPFDDGLRALRYYSPSGIPIADCLPALKRIIAKHDIGLIIVDSAALACGGEPEKAEIAIRYFNALASLKTTSLTIAHETKQENHAYAFGSVFWANSPRNIWNIACTQEQEDRVLHSGLHHRKANDDRRRASFGCRIFFGDGFVDMGYENPAMNFPKDASLVQRIRLALSDGPKDLAGIATVISDAKNASLKNALTKGSMRNLWGNVDGVWRLFSTTVSHQGGDSLDTESPGW is encoded by the coding sequence ATGGCTACCGCAGGAGGATGCACGTATGCTTGGGGTAAAATTTTACCGCAATCCCACACTCCTGTGACCCTTCTCGAGAACGCGATTCGATACCTCAAGATGGGTCTTCCGGTATTCCCAGTGGGATGGGATAAGAATCATAAGAAACGAAAAACTCCACTCGTTCCGTGGAGGGGATACGCCACAGCACTTCCGAGTGAGGACGACATCCGTCACTGGTGGACGAGATGGCCCGATGCGGGGATCGGGCTCGCGGTCGGGAAGCTCACTGGATTTCTCGTCATAGATGCAGAGCACGATGCGGATATGTCGCTCTTTCGTCTTCTCGACATTGAGACCCCGCGCGTACGAACAGGTGGTGGCGGATGGCATTTCTATTTCAAGAATGAGACAACTGGGAATAGTGTCGGAAAAATTGCGCCTCGGTACGACGTGAAGACCGAGGGGGGGTATGTGCTCCTTCCACCGAGTCCACACGACTCCGGTGGAACGTATGCGTGGGATATCCCTATCGGTACCGTTACTCCTGCTTCATTGCCTGAGACGATCAGAGCGAAGATCATCGGAACGCACGAGTCGAAAATCCCCGAAATCCTCAGTAGAAATACCCCGCAAGGATCACGGAATAACACTGCCACGAGCATCGCAGGGATGCTTCTCGGGGAACACCGCATGGACCGCTGGGAAAGCGTCGTCTGGCCGCTCCTGCAAGCGTGGAATACCACGCATGCAACACCACCTCTTGGGAATGATGAGCTTAAAACGGTGTACGAATCCATTGCAAAGACCGAGAAGACGCGGCGGGCGCGAGAAGGCGTCATCGAGGGGAATACGCCAATGATCACCGAGGGAACGTACGCCCCAATGATTGTTGAAGACAGAGACACCGTCGTTGTACAAATCCCCGTTGAAGACGGTCTCGTGTTCTTGCGTTTTTCAGACGTGGAGTTCATGAAAAACCATACCATTGACGCGGTGCTCTCCGTGGAGCTCATCACTGCCGGGGGAACACCACGAGCGTTTGAGGGGAGAATCAATGTACTCTCACTTTCCGCACGTGAAGGGTTTGCCCGTGCACTCACAAAAACATTCGGGAGGAATGTCGCATGGGACCTCATCCTCTCTCAAGCTGCATCAGCGCTCAAAAAACACATTGAGCATAAGGATACGTCGTGTTGGTTCGAAGATGCTCCAAAGGAAGCGGTGGGGTATCTCCTAGAGCCTTTCATCGTTCTCGGTGCGCCGAATCTTTTTTTTGGACGTGGGGGATCAGGCAAAACATTCATTACGCTCCGAATTGCGTACGCGCTCGCAACGGGTACCCCGTTTCTCGGAATGACGCCGGCGGCTCGAGTACGAACGCTCTTTGTGGACTATGAATCAACCAGTGGGACGCTCGCGGACCGTCTCGAGCTGATTCGCGGTGCTCCTAATCTCGCCGATACACCATTCGACGACGGACTTCGTGCGCTCCGATACTACTCCCCGAGCGGTATCCCCATCGCGGACTGTCTGCCTGCGCTCAAGAGAATTATTGCGAAGCACGACATCGGCCTGATCATCGTGGACTCCGCTGCGCTTGCCTGTGGTGGAGAACCAGAGAAAGCAGAAATAGCCATCCGGTACTTCAACGCACTCGCTTCCCTCAAGACAACGTCTCTCACCATCGCCCATGAGACAAAACAGGAGAATCACGCGTACGCCTTTGGATCGGTTTTCTGGGCAAACTCTCCTAGGAATATTTGGAATATCGCCTGTACACAAGAGCAGGAAGATCGAGTTCTTCATAGCGGGCTCCACCATCGGAAGGCAAACGATGACCGCAGGAGAGCGTCATTCGGATGTCGTATCTTTTTCGGGGATGGTTTCGTGGACATGGGCTACGAAAACCCAGCCATGAACTTCCCGAAAGACGCATCGCTCGTCCAACGGATTCGTTTGGCACTTTCGGATGGACCGAAAGATCTTGCGGGTATCGCGACGGTGATTTCGGACGCAAAAAACGCCTCATTGAAGAACGCGCTAACCAAAGGAAGTATGAGGAATCTGTGGGGTAATGTTGACGGTGTCTGGCGGCTTTTTTCAACAACCGTCAGTCACCAGGGTGGTGACTCACTTGACACGGAGTCACCAGGGTGGTGA
- a CDS encoding 3D domain-containing protein, whose translation MQIILTIGGIIGIVVMMIALAQPRIHEISFVELNGISRRTFEREIDLQLERMWQRIRVVQATVTAYSSTTDQTDRTPFEMANGQLVHDGAIACPRRYPFGTTVYIGAKRYTCTDRMSRRYDDRFDIWFPTRSAALVWGKQERTVFIAQ comes from the coding sequence ATGCAGATCATCCTCACCATCGGAGGCATCATCGGAATAGTCGTCATGATGATTGCGCTCGCGCAACCGAGGATACACGAGATTTCTTTCGTAGAACTCAATGGCATCTCCCGTCGTACATTCGAAAGAGAGATTGATCTCCAGCTCGAGCGGATGTGGCAACGGATACGGGTGGTTCAGGCAACCGTTACCGCGTACTCCTCAACGACCGATCAAACAGACCGTACACCGTTTGAAATGGCGAATGGGCAGCTCGTCCACGATGGTGCGATCGCATGTCCTCGCCGGTATCCGTTCGGGACAACGGTGTACATTGGAGCGAAACGGTACACATGCACCGATCGCATGAGCCGTCGGTACGATGATCGTTTCGACATTTGGTTCCCGACTCGTTCCGCAGCGCTCGTATGGGGGAAGCAGGAACGGACGGTTTTTATCGCGCAATGA